The genomic window GAACTAGGATCAATGATAGATCGTTTGATGAAATTATGTGAAGAAAACAAGAGAGAAGCAAGGAGTGTATAAAGAAAAGTTTAACATTTAAACAAACTAGAGCTATGAAAAAGATTAGAAAAAATATCAGCAAGAAAGCCTTACTAAACTTAATGTTCACACCATCACCAAAGGCAAATCCTGAAACTATTGCAGGAGTAAAAAGACTATGGCAAGACGTGTTGGACTATATTGATGAACGTGGAGAATCGTGTGCAAACTACGTAGGTCACCAGTTGGAAGACATGTTAGCTATGATCAATGTTGATAATATTGGCTATGATCATTATGATGAATATGAAGAGTTATTGAATAGTAAGTATAACAGTAAAAACTAAACATTATATGAAAACAGCGTACTACATTGACAAGAATGGTAAGTACCAATATGATATCGAGGGCAAGAAGAAAGAATTTGGTTCATACAAAGAAGCAATTGAAGCACTTGCAGATATCATATATGTAGAATATGACATAGACATAAGCAAACAGAAATATGAGTATGAAAACTACAGTTCGTTGGTTGAAGACAATGGCTATTCTATAGACATGGAAGAGGTTGATGACAAGGGAGAGAGAACTAACATTAGGTTTGAGAGATATGAAACAGCATTATACGTTGCGGAGTTTCTCATAGACAATGTAAACTGATGAAAGCAACAACAAACGACATCATTGACCGAATGAGAAAAGAGATAAGAAACATTGCTGAAACAAGAGACAAGTTTGATGAGTTAATAGAGACAATAGAAGAAGACTTGACAAAAGCCAAGGCAATTAAGAAGGCTTTGGCTTTTACTATGAATGAGTTTATTGGTTTATCAGCAGAATTGAAGTTTAACGTGCGTAAATAAGAAAGTATATGCAATGGTTTTGGAGAAGAATTAGAGGATGGAAGAAAGAATTTTGGCATAAATACGACGAAAAAAGTGGAGAAGAGAAGTTTATAGCAATATATGCAACGATATATCAAGCATTGAAACTGATTATTGGAATACCAATATGGTTTCTTGCTATAACATGGGAAATACATCCAATATTAGAAGAGATGGGAACAGGCTTCGGAGTAGCATTTATAGCCAATATTGTACTTTATATATGGAGTACATGGATTTTATTCATACCAAATTTATAAAGAAATGGAACACATATTATTTAGGATTTTCTTCGGTTTAATGATGAACATCGTCTATTATGAAGCATACATGGTAGTATGGCAATCATCTTGGAAAACATATTTAAATCAGAAATACCCAGCAGACAAAAGATTTTCTTGGTTAAGAGGTCATTATGTGTGGGAATATAAAGAGAAAGAACAATATGTAGATGAATGGGACGAATGGGATTTACAGAACAAATAATTTAATTACATATGGCGTTAACTTTGCGTCATATGCCCTTTAAGGGCCGACTAATCCAAATCTCCGCTGGCTAAATCCAAGGGTTGTCCTATTAGGAAATTGGAGGAGTCGCATATGATTTCTAAGGAAACGGAGTTTAATAAACAATTTTAAAAACTAAAACAATGGAAGCAGCAATAAAAGAAATAAAAGTTATCCAGCCGCTCTTGCCATCAGGCGTTGTAAGAGCGAATAAGAATGAGAACCCAAGACTGATGGTTCTATACGGGGATCCAAAAGCAGGAAAGAGTACGCTTTGCGCTATGATCCCTGGAGCTTTGATTATTGATCTTGCTGAGGAGTACAAATACATTGATGCCATGAAGGTCCAAATTTCTTCTATAGAGAAGCTTTTTCAGTTGGGGAAGGAGATACGTAACAGTAAAAATAAGTTTCCTGTAATTGTTATCGACAACGCCTCGTTATTTTATGAGCTTGTGAAGCCCTATGGATTGTCGCTCTATAAGGATACAGCAAAAGGGAAATATTATCAAGGATCTGTTGAGGATATACCCTTTGGTGGTGCATGGTATTGGCCTAGGATGGCGTTTATGAAGGTACTTGAAGGATTTCTAGGTCTTTGTAAAAGCCTTGTATTGGTTGGGCATGTGAAGACAGGAAGTGGAGAAGATGGGACAGGAGATGCAAGCATGATGACCTTGGACTTGCCAGGTCAGTTGAGGAATGCTGTTCTGGGAGCAGCAGATACGGTAGGAAGATTATACAGAAGCCGTAGACAAAATATTTTGGATTTAGATGGAGGAGGTAATGCTTTAGCACAGTCAAGAGTTCCTAAGCTCAGGGGAAGACAGATCGTCTTGGGAGAAGCTGATGAGAAAGGTATGATAAAACACAACTGGAATGAGGTATTTGAATAGGCAGGATTTGTGTCCTGCTTTTTTTTATTTTTGAGTGAATTCCGAATAAAAGAAATTTACAGGATGATCATGTTAAAAAAATTAAAAGGGTATTTTTCGTTTAAGGGACGTATTGGAAGAAAGGGATATATCATAAGTTTTATTAGCCTTGTTATTATGAATGTTATTATGAATAATAACAAGGATAGTATAATTCTTTACTGTCTGTGGATATTCTTTCTGTATTTTTCCCTTGCACAGGGATCAAAGCGTTGCCATGATCTGGGACGTAGTGCTTGGTGGCAGTTTGTTCCTCTTTTTCCTCTATGGCTTTTCTTTTCAAGAGGACAGAAAGGGAGCAATCGGTACGGGGAAGATCCGATGGAATTGACAACTCCAGCAGCAAATGCTAGTGAATAAGTAACGATGTTAGGATTGATGAGGAACTTCTATAATAATTCCTCGGGTTTGAAGTTTCCCATTCTTAACTGTCATCCCATTTTCATTGTAGTACGCACCTGATTGTGTAAATAGCTGCATAAGTTTTTGCCCAATTATTCTACCTGCGTTGCCCTTCATAAAGTCTCTTATCTGAAAATTCAACGTGAGCTGAGTCATTTGAGGCTACATAAGACTATGTAATGTCAGATCCATTTACATAGGTTGAGTTCAACAACCCATAAAGGCCTTCTCTGTATTTCCCATGCCATCCTTTGATAGTCTTAATCCACTTTTTTACGTCGCCTAGCAAATTAGGCACTGCTTCTGCATCCATAGGCCTTCCTTCGTGCCCTTTCATGAATTGTTCAACCAATCCTCTTCTTGAAATAGAATAATTATTACTATTTCAAGCGCCTATAGGAACGCCTATAGGAAAAAGACGAAACCTTAGGATGATGTTCTTGAAGGTCAATATAATCTGTCCTAAGAGCGTTTAATGCTTTAGTTTTTGCAACTCCGTACCACGCTTTCAATTGTTGGTACTCTTGAGAAATTTCAGGATGTTCCTTTATCAACTCACGTAATTTATCAGGATCCATATGCATAAGATTATAAAACTTCATGAATGCCTGAGGGTTGTCTCTATATACTAAATTATTAATCAAGTCTTGTTGTTGTTCCTGGCTAATAGCATGACCGAAGAAGTTATCCCATACTCGCCCAGCTCTATCTCTAGTTACTTCCCCACGGTCGGTTTTCAGATTGTACTTTTTTATTAAATCAAGATAGTCGTCATAAGTAAACTCACCATGTATGTCTCTAGCTTCATATTTGAATTTAGGAGTCCCGTATTCATCTTCTCCATCAAGGGCAAAGACATCGTCAAGGCTATGTGTTGCTCTATATGCCTCAGAAAAGTTTCCCCATTTAGATTTTAAGTCAGCTTTTATCTTTTCTCTTTTTAATGCTTGTTGCATGAACTCCATCATCTTTGGGTCTTTGAGCATCTTCTTAACCTTATAGGCCTGATATGGGTCAAGCTTCCTCCCCGCATGATAGCTATCTATTACCTCTTGTACTTCATCTTCTATTGCTTTTCCCCATTTATCATGAAAGATTCCCAATAATTGAGGGTCATGGATAAGCTTTGTTATGTTGTTCATCAAGGCAATTTCCTGGATAAAAAATTGCTGATATTCCTCATAGCCATCTGATCCAAACTCAATTCCAATCCCATGAACCAAGTCTGCATGGAAAGCTATATACAATGCCATTGCTAGTCCTATAAGCAAATGGGTTTTCTTAAATTTCTTCATATCCTTTATCTAATAAAGGTAATCAACATTATAGAAAGACTTCCAAATAAGGCTAGCTGTTTGACTCCTTCAATGAACATTGCAGCATTGGTCTCCTTTAGACCCTATCTCACCACTATTAGCCTGAGCAAGACATTCTTTTTTGGACTGAGTGGTTAGCTTGGGGAAGCTGCATGTATTTCCACTACAGGAAATATAAACAGGATGATAAATACTTTAGGTAATTTTCTCATTCGTTATTGGATTATTTGACGATTGTTTATTGTTCTTGATAGACATCATTTACTTTAAGTCACCACAAAACTATGATTCAAACATTGCCAATCATAGATGGGCTTTTATTCCGGATGCTTGTAGTGCAAGATTATGGATGATTTGAAAGGTTTGCTGTTATGCTATTGAAGGTCTCTACTTTTTTGTTGTAGATATCCCACTTTGGAATATCTTCTTCATCTATAAGAGCATTCCATTCATCAACCACTTTATTCTTGTCAGTCCAGTCGACCATGTATCCAACTCCTGGAGTTTTGCTTACTGAGTCTGCTCTGCTATTAAGTTCATTCCTCCTATAGTCAATATCATCAATTTTGTCTCTAATACTACCTATCCTATTGTTGACATCTTTTATTTCATTATTGTAGTTTGTTATCTCACGTCTGTTGATCTTCCCAATTACTCTGTCCATGTCTTTCATCAGAAAGTCCATTTCTGAAAGTAGGTTCTTATCATCAGAAATTAAAATCTGCCATCCATTTGTGATGCCTGCTACTTCATTTTGAAGTTTGCGTACAGATGGGAAGTTCTTTACTTTACTCTTCAACGCATATAATTTCTCATTATAGATCTTCCACTTTGGATTATCTTCTTCATCCATAAGAGCATTCCATTCAGCAAGTCCTTTGTTATAGTCAGTCCAACCAACTAGATTTCCAACTCCTGGTGTTTTGCTTATTGAATCTGCCTTGCTATCAAGTTCATTATACCTGTGCTTGATATCACCACTTTTGTCTCTAATACTGCTTATCTTATTGTTGACATCCTTTATTTCGTTATTGTGGTTTGTTATCTCACGATTATCAATCTTTCCAATTACTCTATCTATGTCCTTTATCAGAAGATCCGCTTCCGATAGGAATTTTTTCTCATCGGAAATTAAGGTTTGCCATCCATTTGTAATGTTTGCTAGTTCATTTTGAAGTTTACGCACAGATGGAAGGGTCTTCACTTTGCTCATGAAGGCATCTCTCTTATTGAGGTAGATATCTAATTTTGAGCTAAATTCTTTATTGAAAACGTTCCATTCGTGAATCGCTTTGTTGAGATCTCCCATATAAATTAGATCTTGCAGTCCTGAGTTTTCATGAAATTGGCAATCAACAGCGGCTTTTCTTTTATTGAGATCATCAATTATACTATCAGAATCAAGATATTTGTCGCGAACAGTCTCTATTCTTTTGGCTATATTTCTTATTTCGTTGTTGCAATCTTTAATTTGGTGATTTTTAAATTTTAGAAGGACTTTATTTATATCGTTTATCAGAGCAGTCATCTCTAATAGCAATTTTTTACGATCGGATAATAAGTTTTTCGATCCATTTGTAAGATCAGAGACTTCCTCTCTAGTCTTGTAAAGGGTTGTAGCGAAATCTTCATTTGACTGAGCGATGGCACTGTTGTTTGTGTTAGGTAAGAATACACCAAAAGTTAGAATAGAGAAGAGTAACAGGATTTTGTATTTCATTTCATTCCATTTGATTTTTTTTGTTAGAAGACTGGATTAAGATAGATCCAATATGTTCTGTTTTTATCTATATAGTTTTTTCTCCAATCGGTTTATTTGCATTGTTAGTTGTTCTATTTGATCTCTAAGAGATTTGATCTGACGAGCGATAGCAGCATTTTTTGGGGATTGTTTAGATCTTGAAATAGATCCATCAATATAATTCTCTCCTGATTCACCTTTTCTATAAACATAGATATCGTCTTTGAGTGCAAGCTCATCAAAATCGATTATCTCAGCCGGATTAATAGCACTTCCTAGAAGACGAATCTCAAAATGAAGACAAGAACCATTGGCATTTCCAGTCGCACCGCCTAAAGCTATTGGCTCTCCAGCGTTTACATTTTGATTTTGTTCTACCAGAAATTGAGAAAGTTGTCCATAGACAGTCTCCAATCCATTGGGATGTCTCAATACAAGATAATAACCATAACCATTAGGATCATAATTTCTTACCCTTACTTTCCCCTCAAATGCCGCACGAACAGTATCTCCTACCTGAAGCTTGATATCAGTCCCATAATGAAAGTGTTCTCCACGATATTCACGAGGTCCATAAGGGGAAGTTACTTTTCCTTCTACAGGCATTACAAAACTTGAAATATCTATAACAAGTGAATCTGGAACAGGAATATTTTTATATGCGTTCAAAATTTCAGTGTTCCAGCTTTCTTCATACAATTCATCTGCAGGATACTGTTCTATGCCATCTTCTTGAAAAGATATAAGACCACTACTTAAGACAGGAGTAGCTATTCCTGCACTCAACTTTCTCTCCGAACATTTTTTTGCCTGTATCTCTACTATGGGAAATAAAAACAGGATTATTTCAAGTAAACCTATGATAAATACTTTAACCAATTTTCTCATTTGTTACTGGATTATTTGACGATTGTTTATTGCTTTTGATGGGGTAGCCTTATTAATATCACTGTTCGGTTTATCATCTTCTTTTCGACTTTCATCTCCCCAGATAAAGTAGGCAATAAGTCCTAGCACGATAAATATGGCGAACATTATCATTGCACCAACCATTTCACTCATATTTTATTCCTCCTCCGTATCCTTATCCATATCTTTTTTCAGACAGCTACATTTCTCTTTGATTTCTTTCAGTGCTTCTGTTGTAAAATCGTGAAAGTTCCTTGTTTTCTCTTTCTTTTTACGCAAACTACCGGCAAAAGCAATACGTACAAGTAGGATTGTGCATAGGATTGCACAGAAACAACCAGCGAAGGTTACGGCAAAAATTTCTAATTGATTCATAGTTTTAATAATTATTTATTATTCTTAGTTATAATTAGTCCTATTCACATTTGCTGTAGCCTCATTCCATGCAATGAATGCAGCCTTCTTGATAAATGACTCGATTACTTCCACATTCTGGACAGACATCTTTTTCCATATTCATTCTGATAGGGATGATCTAAGTGGAGTAGTTGTATAATTTGGGAAGCGTGAGCCTTACTTTTTCCTATATATCTTCTCATTCATCAGTCTGAATTGTTCTGATCTGAGTTTGTTCATCGGATCAGCTTTGACAGCATTCCTTTTGGTTACAATGGCTTTGTGTAGGGCTTTCTCGTTTCCTCTTATAGCACTTTTGTATTTTGTGTAGAAATGAGCTTTCGCATAGTAATGTGTACCCATAAAGGAAGCAGGACTGTTACCAGAAGGGTTAGATGTACGCTCCGCAATAGTAAGAGATAAAAAGTTTCTCAAACCTACTAGTTTCCCTTCTAATAGTTTCTGCTTTATCTCTTCAATACATTGCAGGAAAATTTTCTTGACTACTTTTTTTGTCTCTCCAGTACTTTTTGATACGCTAGAAACTATATCGCCGGTGCTTATCCTTGTGTTACTTTGCTGATTTTGCATAATGAATTGTTGCGATGCTACAGATAATAGTTAGTATACCCAGTCCCCATAGACTCCAATTCAGTTTTATGGCATCTTTGGCAGATTCAATATCACCGTGTATACTGTTTAGTTCTTTATAGACCAAAGCCAGAGTAGCTTGAGAATCTTGCGAATTATCAGTGGAGGCTGAAATAACGGATGGAAAAGTTGCTTCCATGCCCAGAATGAGCGATAGCAACAGAAAGATTTTCTTCATTTGTACTTAAGATTTAATTATAGTAGAATAGCTATTTGTCTAAATATAACAGGAAAGACAGAAAAGAGTTTAAGTTTACTCTTTATTTTCTAATAAGATCAACTATTGCTTCCGATAATATTTTAGCAAATTCAAGCTGTTTTGTCTCAAGAAGGGTTGCAGCAACTGGATTAGTTATATATTCAATCCCTACCATTATTGCTGGAGAATTAATATTGCGTATTACGTATAGATCTTTAAAATTTACTCCTCTGTTTGGTATCCCCATATCAGCAACCTGTTTGCCTATCTTTTCCATCATTGTATTAATGGTTCGACAAAATGGTGAACCTTTTTCCTTAGGATGCATAGTTATTTCTATTCCTCTAGTTGTAGTTGCTTTAGATACAACTGCATTACATTGAATGGAAATAAAAAGGTCTGGCTTAAGAGAATTAGAAAAATCAACTCTATCATCAAGAGAAACATAAGTATCTTCACTCCTTGTCAATGCTGACGTTATATTTTCCTTCTTTAATTCCTGTTGTAGCAATAGAGCTACTTGTAGATTTACATCTTTTTCCTTCAATTGATTGTGTAAAGCTCCAGGATCTTTCCCTCCATGACACGGATTTATTACCACATTTACTTGTTCTGCTATTCCTCTAACTCCGAATAGTATAGAGAACATGACAAGCATGATTTTAATTTTATTCATATCAATTAAGTTTTTCTTGTTATAAAATCGATTAGACACTCGTTTACTCGGAAGTTAGCACATTGCCTACATCTTTCATTGTGGATATGCTTGCCTTTCTGCACTCCTTCTGTGATATTCCATCGGCAAACTGGAGATCTACTCCCTGCTGACACTACATACTTTGTTTTTACCCTATCATGTGTGCATGTGGCATCATCAGCTCATTTAATGTATTCGTATCCTGTTGGGTCCATAGACAGGTAGTACGGAACCCCGTACATCAATATTCCGTAGTGATAATGGGAGACCATCATGTCTGACTTTACAGAGCTTTTATAACTCATTGCCGCAGACATCTCAAATGTTCCATAGGAACCCTCATATTACAAATAATATGATTAAGGCGTCTAACAATCTCTTTTTCATTTTTTTATTATAACACGTGATAAATAACTAAATAATTATGCCAATTCTGCCACTCGGAAAGAGTGTTTACGTATGTTGTATCACGTCTATGACGACGAAAGTCAATAGCATATGCTACTTTATGCTATGCGCATTACATTCAGGACAATCTGGCACATATACATAAACTCCGGATGTCATCCCAGGGGCATCCATCACGTCTTTTACGTAATAGTTCGTGTAATCTGTCCCTGTAGGATCATTCAGCCAGTAAAATCCGGATTTGGGTACATCTCCATAAGTCACCAATTTAAAATGTATTTCAGGTATTTTTGGCTCAGGTATTTCTTCTCCCTTTAATGTTGTAGACCATAATATTCCACGTGCACTTGAGTCGTCTACGCACCATATTCCCCAAAACAAGATTGAGAAGAATATCAATGTTGTTAGTTTTTTCATTTTGTTAATTAGTTAAATCTGTTAATACGTCAACTATCTTTTTCTCATTTTAGCCTGTATATACTAATTCCCATACAAGATCAGAATCTTTTATGCCATCAAGATCTTTAACTCCCTTTTTATACCAATTCTCATAGGTATCGTCGTCTATGTTGGAATCCATTCTATGACCAAGAACAAGTGTTTCCATTCAAGGATCGTCATAAAGTGTACTTTTCAGCCTTCGCAGTTGGCTATTCTTCCCTAGATCCATTCTGACGCATTTTAAGGCCCAAATTAGCATGTTTTGTATTTGTGTGGAACAATTTTATATCAAATGCCCAGATAATCGTTTCTAGTGGCATTGGAATAAGTCAATTTTTTCTGCCTTTGTTACATTCGCGACAAAGTTTGCTTTCTCTGTCGGAACACTTGGCACATGCATCAAAATCCCATCTTTCTTCTCTCATAATAGTTTTTTCTAAGTTGTCCTTCGCTAATCTTGGCAAAGTATTCCATACGATGCTCAAATTCTTTTTCACTGATAATAGTGTCCTCTTCTGACACTGGCCCTTGATAGGCATCAAGTGTGCTCATATTCTATAGTACATAATAGACAACTAAAAAATTATGCCAATCTTGCCAACAGGTCTCATCCTGAGGATCCTCCTTTATCGGAGAGATTTTGGGGAAATTATTATTCTTTAGATGCAATCCGTTACATGAAGTAATGCAAAACCAAAATATTGAGAAAAATATTAGTGGTAGTAGTTTTTTCATCTTTTATGATATTAAAATTTTCACTTAACGAAATTTCCCCTTAACGTGAGTATGGACCTTTGTGATGTCAAGATGGATCTCCTTCTTATCATCATCTATTCTGAGCTCTATCACCCTATTGCCATAACCCCATAAGTTGATTGCATTTACTAATAGCCTGTACTGATCTTTACACTCTTCATAGCCGTAAAAGCAGCCCCAAAACGAGTCATTTAACCTTGATATGCAGTTGTAGGAGCATCGAGATAGCCCTTGCTTTTAACAACTTTGAA from Candidatus Azobacteroides pseudotrichonymphae genomovar. CFP2 includes these protein-coding regions:
- a CDS encoding AAA family ATPase, translated to MEAAIKEIKVIQPLLPSGVVRANKNENPRLMVLYGDPKAGKSTLCAMIPGALIIDLAEEYKYIDAMKVQISSIEKLFQLGKEIRNSKNKFPVIVIDNASLFYELVKPYGLSLYKDTAKGKYYQGSVEDIPFGGAWYWPRMAFMKVLEGFLGLCKSLVLVGHVKTGSGEDGTGDASMMTLDLPGQLRNAVLGAADTVGRLYRSRRQNILDLDGGGNALAQSRVPKLRGRQIVLGEADEKGMIKHNWNEVFE
- a CDS encoding N-acetylmuramoyl-L-alanine amidase family protein, encoding MNKIKIMLVMFSILFGVRGIAEQVNVVINPCHGGKDPGALHNQLKEKDVNLQVALLLQQELKKENITSALTRSEDTYVSLDDRVDFSNSLKPDLFISIQCNAVVSKATTTRGIEITMHPKEKGSPFCRTINTMMEKIGKQVADMGIPNRGVNFKDLYVIRNINSPAIMVGIEYITNPVAATLLETKQLEFAKILSEAIVDLIRK
- a CDS encoding DUF805 domain-containing protein — its product is MLKKLKGYFSFKGRIGRKGYIISFISLVIMNVIMNNNKDSIILYCLWIFFLYFSLAQGSKRCHDLGRSAWWQFVPLFPLWLFFSRGQKGSNRYGEDPMELTTPAANASE
- a CDS encoding HU family DNA-binding protein, yielding MQNQQSNTRISTGDIVSSVSKSTGETKKVVKKIFLQCIEEIKQKLLEGKLVGLRNFLSLTIAERTSNPSGNSPASFMGTHYYAKAHFYTKYKSAIRGNEKALHKAIVTKRNAVKADPMNKLRSEQFRLMNEKIYRKK
- a CDS encoding M23 family metallopeptidase, yielding MRKLVKVFIIGLLEIILFLFPIVEIQAKKCSERKLSAGIATPVLSSGLISFQEDGIEQYPADELYEESWNTEILNAYKNIPVPDSLVIDISSFVMPVEGKVTSPYGPREYRGEHFHYGTDIKLQVGDTVRAAFEGKVRVRNYDPNGYGYYLVLRHPNGLETVYGQLSQFLVEQNQNVNAGEPIALGGATGNANGSCLHFEIRLLGSAINPAEIIDFDELALKDDIYVYRKGESGENYIDGSISRSKQSPKNAAIARQIKSLRDQIEQLTMQINRLEKKLYR